In one Steroidobacteraceae bacterium genomic region, the following are encoded:
- a CDS encoding 2-oxoacid:acceptor oxidoreductase subunit alpha, whose protein sequence is MSPSSSTDRINDLVIKIATVNGTGSASANGLLMKAIFRSGVPVMGKNYFPSNIQGLPTWYEIRITRDGYVARSGRIDIMVAMNAETYARDIKEISPGGYLIYDSTWPRSTMLARDDITVLGVPLAKMCNETFQGARTRILMKNICYAGVLAALLDLDVEQIRKSLAETYAKKPKLIDANMQAIELGYNYAREHYKCPLPLRVAPLDKTSNHIIIDGNTAAALGCVYAGATVAAWYPITPSTSLMDAYKSFCDRMRVDKATGRRNFAFIQAEDELAAIGMVIGANWNGARAFTATSGPGISLMSEFLGLAYYAEVPSVVFDIQRVGPSTGMPTRTQQCDVLPAAYASHGDTRHVCLYPSNPEECFYMAVQAFDLADRLQTPVLVLSDLDIGMNDWMCRDLKWDDSYRPDRGKVLDAEALAKIDKFYRYWDYDGDGIPYRTLPGVSAKGAYFTRGSGHSARGTYTEDSAEYQEVLDRLMRKWDTARKLVPGALIETTAGAQAAIVCYGSSDGAVREALDVLRARGIALDYMRLRSFPFGEDVEKFLAAHQTIFVVEQNRDAQMRSLLTLETGVQKQQLRSLLHYSGLPVSSEFIVNGVQAELAGRPRAVAGKSS, encoded by the coding sequence ATGTCCCCCTCGAGTTCCACAGATCGCATCAACGATCTGGTCATCAAGATAGCGACCGTCAACGGCACGGGTTCGGCGAGTGCCAACGGACTGCTGATGAAGGCGATTTTTCGCAGCGGCGTGCCCGTAATGGGCAAGAATTACTTCCCATCGAACATCCAGGGCCTGCCGACCTGGTACGAAATCCGTATTACGCGTGACGGTTACGTGGCGCGCTCGGGGCGCATCGACATCATGGTGGCGATGAACGCCGAAACCTATGCGCGGGATATCAAGGAAATCTCTCCGGGCGGCTACCTCATCTACGACTCGACCTGGCCGCGTTCCACGATGCTTGCGCGTGATGACATCACCGTTCTTGGTGTGCCGCTCGCCAAGATGTGCAACGAGACCTTCCAGGGCGCACGTACGCGCATTCTGATGAAGAACATCTGCTACGCAGGTGTTCTTGCTGCGCTACTCGACCTGGACGTGGAGCAGATTCGCAAGTCGCTCGCCGAGACCTACGCCAAGAAGCCGAAACTGATCGACGCCAACATGCAGGCCATCGAGCTTGGCTACAACTATGCCCGCGAGCACTACAAGTGCCCGCTGCCGCTGCGGGTTGCGCCACTCGACAAGACGTCGAATCACATCATCATCGACGGCAATACCGCGGCGGCGCTCGGCTGCGTGTACGCCGGGGCGACTGTTGCCGCCTGGTATCCGATCACGCCGTCGACGTCGCTGATGGATGCCTACAAGAGCTTTTGTGACCGGATGCGTGTCGACAAGGCAACCGGCCGCAGGAATTTCGCGTTCATACAGGCCGAGGATGAACTCGCCGCCATCGGCATGGTCATCGGTGCGAACTGGAATGGCGCACGCGCCTTTACCGCAACTTCCGGACCCGGCATATCGCTGATGAGCGAGTTCCTGGGACTGGCCTATTACGCCGAGGTGCCATCCGTCGTATTCGATATCCAGCGAGTGGGTCCGTCCACGGGCATGCCGACCCGCACGCAACAATGCGATGTCCTGCCGGCCGCCTATGCATCGCATGGCGATACTCGCCATGTATGCCTCTATCCATCGAACCCGGAAGAATGCTTTTACATGGCAGTACAGGCATTCGACCTCGCGGACCGCCTGCAGACGCCGGTGCTGGTATTGTCCGACCTCGACATCGGCATGAACGACTGGATGTGCCGCGACCTCAAATGGGACGACAGCTATCGGCCCGACCGCGGCAAAGTACTCGACGCGGAGGCACTTGCGAAAATCGACAAGTTCTATCGTTATTGGGACTACGACGGTGATGGCATTCCCTACCGCACCCTGCCTGGCGTGTCGGCCAAGGGCGCCTATTTCACGCGCGGCTCGGGTCACAGCGCCCGCGGCACCTATACCGAGGACTCCGCCGAGTACCAGGAAGTCCTCGATCGCCTGATGCGCAAATGGGATACGGCCCGGAAACTCGTGCCCGGTGCGCTCATCGAAACCACGGCCGGCGCCCAGGCGGCCATCGTCTGCTACGGCAGCAGCGACGGCGCTGTCCGCGAGGCGCTCGATGTGCTGCGCGCGCGCGGCATCGCGCTCGATTACATGAGGCTGCGCTCCTTCCCCTTCGGTGAGGACGTCGAAAAATTCCTGGCCGCGCACCAGACTATTTTCGTCGTCGAGCAGAACCGCGACGCGCAGATGCGTTCGCTCCTGACCCTCGAGACCGGTGTGCAGAAGCAGCAATTGCGCTCGCTGCTGCACTACAGCGGCCTGCCGGTTTCGTCCGAATTCATCGTCAACGGCGTGCAGGCCGAACTCGCGGGCCGGCCGCGTGCGGTCGCCGGCAAGTCGAGCTGA
- a CDS encoding 2-oxoacid:ferredoxin oxidoreductase subunit beta, translated as MTYLAKPKVAHPSLARNQLGLTRRQYEGSMSTLCAGCGHDSITAAIVEACWKSSLEPHNVVKLSGIGCSSKTTAYFVGGGHGFNSVHGRMPSIAMGANAANRDLHYIGVSGDGDTLSIGLGQFCHAIRRNVDMLYIIENNGVYGLTKGQFSASADLGSTAKKGEKNMQAPIDPVLLAISLGASFVARSFSGDKEQLVPLIQAGLEHRGFALIDVISPCVTFNDHEGSTKSYAYTREHNEPVVAADYVPLREEIRVDYAPGETIEVALHDGGKVLLRKLAADYDPTNAAAALAYVRARLKLNEFVTGLLHLKPNDQEFHSRNGTPDAPLNAIAFEQLNPGAAALAQLQSRYR; from the coding sequence ATGACCTACCTCGCCAAGCCCAAGGTCGCTCATCCCTCGCTTGCCAGGAACCAACTTGGGCTGACGCGCCGGCAGTACGAGGGTTCGATGTCGACGTTGTGCGCCGGTTGCGGACACGATTCGATCACCGCAGCCATCGTCGAAGCCTGCTGGAAGTCATCGCTCGAGCCGCATAATGTTGTCAAGCTCTCGGGCATCGGCTGCTCGTCCAAGACAACGGCCTATTTCGTCGGCGGCGGCCATGGTTTCAATTCGGTACACGGCCGCATGCCATCGATTGCCATGGGGGCGAATGCAGCCAATCGCGACCTGCATTACATCGGCGTATCCGGCGATGGTGACACGCTGTCAATTGGCCTCGGGCAGTTCTGCCATGCCATTCGCCGCAATGTCGACATGCTTTACATCATCGAGAACAATGGTGTCTATGGACTGACCAAGGGGCAGTTTTCCGCATCCGCCGACCTGGGATCCACGGCGAAGAAAGGCGAGAAGAACATGCAGGCACCGATCGATCCGGTGCTCCTTGCGATCTCGCTCGGCGCCTCGTTCGTGGCCCGCAGCTTCTCTGGCGACAAGGAGCAACTGGTGCCGTTGATCCAGGCCGGCCTCGAGCATCGCGGGTTCGCCCTGATCGACGTGATTTCGCCTTGTGTCACCTTCAACGATCACGAAGGCTCGACCAAGAGCTATGCCTATACACGTGAGCACAACGAGCCGGTCGTCGCTGCGGACTACGTGCCGTTGCGCGAGGAGATCCGCGTCGACTACGCACCGGGCGAGACAATCGAGGTGGCTCTGCACGACGGCGGCAAGGTGCTGTTGCGCAAGCTCGCTGCGGATTACGATCCGACCAACGCAGCCGCGGCACTGGCCTACGTAAGAGCACGCCTCAAGCTGAATGAATTCGTCACCGGCCTCCTGCACCTCAAGCCGAATGACCAGGAATTTCACAGCCGCAATGGCACGCCGGACGCACCGCTCAACGCCATTGCCTTCGAGCAACTCAATCCGGGCGCGGCAGCACTTGCGCAGCTGCAATCGCGTTACCGCTGA
- a CDS encoding 30S ribosomal protein THX, with translation MGKGDQRSGRGKIYRGSFGKSRAKDPAKKKRRAAKRAAKRG, from the coding sequence ATGGGCAAGGGTGATCAACGAAGCGGGCGTGGCAAGATCTATCGCGGGTCTTTCGGCAAGTCCCGCGCCAAGGATCCGGCCAAGAAGAAGCGTCGCGCCGCCAAGCGCGCTGCCAAGAGAGGCTGA
- a CDS encoding glutathione S-transferase family protein, protein MFELIIANKNYSSWSLRPWVLMRELAIPFREIMAPFGAEPGYPTIAEVSPSGRVPCLRHGDLRVWDSLAIVEYLAEAFPAVWPTDRVARAFARSAAAEMHSGFAALREQCSMNCGARIRLHRIDNALKRDLDRLDVLWNEGLRSFGGPYLAGSRFSAVDAFFAPVAFRKQSYGFELPVAANRYGERLLELPAMQSWYAEALKETWIDADHDEEVSRFGSWLQDLRESR, encoded by the coding sequence GTGTTCGAACTGATCATCGCCAACAAGAACTACTCGTCCTGGTCCCTGCGCCCCTGGGTACTGATGCGCGAACTCGCGATCCCCTTTCGCGAAATCATGGCCCCGTTCGGCGCCGAACCCGGCTACCCGACCATTGCTGAAGTCTCGCCGTCCGGGCGCGTCCCTTGCCTGCGCCATGGCGACCTCAGGGTCTGGGATTCATTGGCCATCGTCGAGTATCTGGCGGAAGCCTTTCCGGCCGTCTGGCCCACCGACCGTGTGGCGCGTGCGTTCGCCCGCTCCGCAGCCGCGGAAATGCATTCGGGCTTCGCGGCGCTGCGCGAGCAATGCTCCATGAACTGTGGCGCACGCATCCGTCTGCATCGGATCGACAACGCCCTGAAACGCGATCTCGATCGACTCGATGTCCTTTGGAACGAGGGGCTGCGCAGTTTCGGGGGACCATATCTCGCCGGTAGCCGATTCAGCGCAGTCGATGCATTCTTCGCACCGGTTGCGTTTCGAAAGCAAAGTTATGGGTTCGAACTTCCGGTTGCGGCCAACCGCTATGGCGAGCGTCTGCTCGAACTGCCCGCCATGCAATCCTGGTACGCCGAGGCGCTCAAGGAAACCTGGATCGATGCCGACCACGACGAGGAAGTCTCCCGTTTCGGCAGCTGGCTGCAGGACCTTCGCGAGAGTCGCTGA
- a CDS encoding M14 family metallopeptidase, with protein sequence MRALQPPVIGATLFALLAAASVQSASKIDLALTTDAERSGYQRTGDYNEVMQLCADFAAHYPKSVSCVEFGRTPQGRAMLALVVAGDGEFDAARTRALGRQVVLLQGGIHAGEIDGKDAGFRYLRDLLTGRVSRDALKQLTIVFVPVFNVDGHERRGRWNRPNQNGPEETGWRVTAQNLNLNRDYAKADAPEMRAMLALLNAWDPILYADLHVTDGAQFEHDISITLEPSLSGDTSMASAGRRLQQDILAHLTRHGSLPVPFYPAFLVDDDPATGFAVAVAPPRFSTTYYSLRNRYAVLVETHSWKPYGQRVEATYRTIEAMVDLAARDGGNWRELAYAADARALAGQQVPLSYENTKHSTMIDFRGYAYSRTPSEISGALMTHYDPSSPQIWHVPLLDEVKPATVETAPGGGYLLPETYAGLADRLAAHGLVMRTVTHGCSGLAGQRFRADSAQWASTALEGHVPLTVTGSWENASVDAAAGAIFLPIAQPAARLAMALLEPRAPDSLVSWGFFDSAFEQKEYMEAYVAEKVAREMLANDPQVRDAFNQRLATDAAFRSNPAARLDFFYRRHAAWDKSMNLYPVARINSPLPVECLAESNTSRQ encoded by the coding sequence ATGCGTGCTCTACAACCGCCTGTGATCGGCGCAACATTGTTTGCATTGCTCGCCGCGGCAAGCGTTCAATCGGCCAGCAAGATAGATCTCGCGCTCACGACCGATGCCGAGCGCAGCGGCTATCAACGCACGGGCGATTACAACGAGGTCATGCAACTGTGCGCGGACTTCGCCGCGCATTATCCAAAGAGCGTGAGCTGCGTCGAGTTCGGACGCACCCCCCAGGGTCGAGCCATGCTCGCGCTGGTGGTTGCCGGTGATGGCGAATTCGACGCCGCGCGTACCCGCGCGCTGGGGCGCCAGGTCGTGCTGCTGCAAGGTGGCATACATGCCGGAGAAATCGACGGCAAGGACGCCGGATTCCGCTACCTGCGCGATCTGCTGACGGGGCGCGTCTCGCGTGACGCATTGAAGCAACTCACCATCGTGTTCGTACCGGTATTCAATGTCGACGGGCATGAAAGGCGCGGCCGCTGGAACCGTCCGAACCAGAACGGGCCGGAAGAGACAGGCTGGCGTGTGACTGCGCAGAACCTGAACCTCAATCGCGACTACGCGAAAGCCGATGCGCCCGAGATGCGCGCCATGCTGGCGCTGCTGAATGCCTGGGATCCGATACTCTACGCCGACCTGCACGTGACGGATGGCGCGCAATTCGAGCACGACATCTCCATAACGCTCGAACCCTCGCTCAGTGGCGATACCTCGATGGCGAGCGCTGGCAGAAGATTGCAGCAGGACATCCTTGCGCACCTGACGCGTCACGGATCCCTGCCGGTGCCGTTCTACCCTGCATTTCTCGTCGACGATGATCCGGCCACCGGTTTTGCCGTCGCGGTCGCGCCGCCACGTTTCTCGACGACCTACTACTCGCTGCGCAACCGTTACGCCGTGCTCGTCGAAACGCACTCATGGAAACCCTACGGACAGCGTGTCGAGGCGACCTACCGGACCATCGAGGCCATGGTCGATCTCGCGGCGCGCGACGGTGGCAATTGGCGGGAACTCGCCTACGCGGCGGACGCGCGCGCGCTGGCGGGTCAACAGGTACCGTTGAGTTACGAGAATACCAAGCATTCCACGATGATCGATTTTCGCGGTTATGCCTATAGCCGGACGCCGTCGGAGATCTCGGGCGCGTTGATGACGCACTACGATCCGTCGAGCCCGCAGATCTGGCACGTGCCGCTGCTCGACGAAGTCAAACCGGCGACCGTCGAGACCGCGCCGGGCGGTGGCTACCTGCTGCCCGAAACCTACGCTGGTCTTGCCGATCGACTCGCGGCGCACGGGCTGGTCATGCGCACCGTAACCCACGGGTGCTCCGGTCTTGCGGGACAGCGCTTTCGCGCCGACAGCGCCCAGTGGGCAAGCACGGCGCTGGAAGGCCACGTGCCACTGACGGTCACCGGCAGCTGGGAGAATGCCAGCGTGGATGCCGCAGCGGGCGCGATCTTCCTGCCAATTGCCCAGCCCGCGGCTCGCCTCGCCATGGCGCTGCTCGAGCCGCGCGCGCCGGATTCGCTCGTGAGCTGGGGGTTTTTCGACAGCGCGTTCGAGCAAAAGGAATACATGGAAGCCTATGTCGCAGAGAAAGTAGCGCGCGAGATGCTCGCGAACGACCCGCAAGTGCGCGACGCCTTCAACCAGCGGCTCGCCACGGACGCGGCATTTCGCTCGAACCCGGCAGCGCGGCTCGATTTCTTCTATCGACGCCATGCCGCCTGGGACAAGAGCATGAATCTCTACCCGGTTGCGCGCATCAATTCGCCGCTGCCGGTCGAGTGCCTGGCCGAATCGAATACGTCCAGGCAGTGA
- a CDS encoding glutathione S-transferase family protein gives MKFFWCKNTRAFRIAWLLEESGLDYERVNIDIRDEVARGNAAFRAASPMGKVPALADGTDGLWDSGAICIYLADQYPRAGLGPPVGHADRGRFLQWTLYTNSVIEPAMMEKFSKAAPNSASAGWGSFTLMLDTLRAGLGGGPWILGDKFSAADVLLGTSCHFMRKFGMRDQDAVLDAYVARCMARPAWQRAESFDAS, from the coding sequence ATGAAGTTCTTCTGGTGCAAGAACACCCGCGCTTTTCGCATCGCCTGGCTGCTCGAGGAGTCCGGCCTCGACTATGAACGCGTGAACATCGACATCCGCGACGAGGTGGCGCGGGGCAATGCCGCCTTTCGTGCCGCCTCGCCGATGGGCAAGGTTCCGGCCCTCGCCGACGGCACTGACGGCCTGTGGGATTCCGGTGCGATCTGCATCTATCTCGCCGACCAGTATCCTCGAGCCGGCTTGGGCCCGCCGGTGGGTCACGCCGATCGCGGCCGATTCCTGCAATGGACTCTGTATACCAACTCCGTCATCGAACCGGCCATGATGGAAAAATTCAGCAAGGCCGCACCCAACTCCGCATCGGCGGGCTGGGGGAGCTTCACGCTCATGCTCGACACATTGCGCGCCGGGTTGGGCGGCGGACCGTGGATACTTGGCGACAAGTTCAGCGCCGCGGACGTGCTCCTCGGCACGTCCTGCCACTTCATGCGCAAATTCGGCATGCGGGACCAGGATGCCGTGCTCGATGCCTATGTGGCGCGCTGCATGGCCCGGCCCGCCTGGCAGCGAGCCGAGAGTTTCGACGCGTCCTAG
- a CDS encoding glycosyltransferase family 39 protein encodes MLIDTGTISHDRTLNDLPGSISGSGDRALWLFWLYLVAFVLVWMLLPLWLRTEPPGDNLEQLAWMQHPALGYTKHPPLPTWLLWLASQVAPPGIALTYVLGAVMVCLTLYGSWRLAEDLLGHGSGWYAVLLCTLITYYSKRLCFFNHNSVLLACTVFALLVLVTALSRNRTRDWVLLGVVWAAGMLSKYQMAITIICNLAAIALLLGGAGNRIRALVTSGTTALILFTPHLLWLVHHDFPPLHYAAGFVTANLPIWQRPWRILSFSAYQLARLAPLLAFLLLAGLFRRTHQQDTGWHLLQLQPHPQARPLLAIHALGPFALMLLLAIFFGTDLETHWGTAYLWATPLLLLDRGLRPRLAAVPTCKAIAIAAVVQAVVIVEYALPGM; translated from the coding sequence ATGCTCATTGACACTGGCACCATTTCGCACGACAGAACTTTGAACGACCTGCCGGGGAGCATCAGCGGCTCCGGCGATCGGGCACTGTGGTTGTTTTGGTTGTACCTGGTGGCGTTCGTCCTCGTCTGGATGCTACTGCCGCTCTGGCTTCGAACAGAGCCACCGGGGGACAACCTCGAGCAGCTTGCGTGGATGCAACATCCTGCGCTCGGCTACACCAAACATCCACCGTTGCCGACCTGGCTATTGTGGCTCGCGAGCCAGGTCGCGCCACCTGGCATCGCTTTGACCTATGTGCTCGGTGCCGTGATGGTCTGCTTGACACTTTACGGTAGCTGGCGACTGGCTGAAGACTTGCTGGGCCACGGCAGTGGCTGGTACGCAGTCCTACTTTGCACGCTGATAACCTATTACTCGAAGCGTTTGTGTTTTTTCAATCACAACAGCGTGCTGCTTGCCTGCACTGTCTTCGCATTGCTCGTACTGGTAACCGCCCTGTCCAGAAATCGAACGCGTGATTGGGTGTTACTCGGTGTCGTGTGGGCTGCGGGCATGCTCAGCAAGTACCAAATGGCAATCACGATCATCTGCAACCTGGCGGCGATTGCATTGCTATTAGGCGGCGCAGGCAATCGCATACGTGCGCTAGTTACCTCCGGAACTACAGCTCTGATTCTGTTTACACCGCACCTGCTCTGGCTGGTTCATCACGATTTTCCGCCGTTGCACTATGCTGCAGGGTTTGTCACCGCAAACCTGCCGATTTGGCAACGTCCCTGGCGGATACTGTCATTCAGCGCATATCAACTGGCGCGCCTTGCGCCGCTGCTCGCATTCCTGCTTCTGGCCGGACTCTTCAGGCGCACCCACCAACAGGACACCGGGTGGCATTTGCTGCAGCTGCAGCCACATCCGCAGGCGCGACCGTTGCTTGCAATCCACGCGCTGGGTCCATTTGCTCTGATGCTGCTGCTCGCGATCTTCTTCGGTACCGATCTCGAAACCCATTGGGGTACCGCCTATCTATGGGCCACGCCACTCTTGTTACTTGACAGAGGCCTAAGACCACGACTGGCAGCCGTGCCGACTTGCAAGGCCATTGCTATTGCGGCGGTCGTTCAAGCGGTCGTTATCGTGGAGTATGCGCTCCCCGGCATGTGA
- a CDS encoding ChbG/HpnK family deacetylase produces the protein MNDAYARGRFFVCADDFGLNAPACDAAIELAWSGRISAISVLIDSRHTRSNAAALRQLRNFTSIGLHFNLTERLGTDKSSNAARSLQYWIWQAYMQPVSTARVAAAALTAQLDKFEHDLGFAPEFIDGHRHVHQLPGIGLSVAQLAHQRYGEHCAIRLTAPGIDRGIKASCIKQLGGSRMLRTVNEFKLAHNKDFAGVYDFSTDPPYAFRMKRWISELADGGLIMCHPQVPDQDANPARVSEYLYLRSEQWRKLLASCSLTLAPFRTTEL, from the coding sequence ATGAACGACGCCTATGCACGAGGACGGTTTTTTGTTTGTGCCGACGACTTCGGCCTCAATGCGCCTGCCTGCGACGCAGCGATCGAGCTGGCGTGGTCAGGTCGGATCAGTGCCATCAGCGTTCTCATCGACAGCCGGCACACACGATCCAACGCCGCCGCCCTGCGGCAGTTGCGCAATTTCACGTCGATTGGTTTGCACTTCAATCTGACCGAGAGACTTGGCACGGACAAGTCATCGAACGCAGCTCGGTCACTGCAATACTGGATCTGGCAAGCGTATATGCAACCGGTATCGACGGCACGCGTCGCAGCTGCGGCATTGACGGCACAGCTCGACAAGTTCGAGCATGACCTGGGATTTGCACCGGAATTCATCGACGGACATCGTCACGTTCATCAACTGCCAGGCATCGGCCTGTCGGTCGCACAATTGGCGCACCAACGTTACGGTGAACATTGCGCCATTCGCCTGACCGCGCCGGGCATCGATCGCGGCATCAAGGCCAGCTGCATCAAGCAACTCGGCGGTAGTCGCATGCTTCGCACTGTCAACGAATTCAAGCTCGCGCATAACAAGGATTTTGCGGGTGTTTATGACTTTTCGACCGACCCGCCATATGCATTTCGAATGAAGCGGTGGATTTCTGAATTGGCCGATGGCGGACTGATCATGTGTCACCCGCAGGTACCGGACCAGGACGCCAATCCGGCCCGCGTCTCGGAGTATCTCTACCTGCGCTCGGAACAGTGGCGAAAACTGCTCGCCTCATGCTCATTGACACTGGCACCATTTCGCACGACAGAACTTTGA
- a CDS encoding GtrA family protein — protein sequence MRQLFCFALIGCAAALVHLSVAVAAAEWLQLPLQAANLAGWTAAVMTSYLGQSRYTFAVRTRTIRHLPRFVAVAFLSWSITATVAAMTRHAGASLTASFATGIALAAFCTYVLGRNWVFAYERNT from the coding sequence ATGCGCCAGCTATTCTGCTTTGCCCTGATTGGCTGCGCTGCGGCATTGGTACACCTGTCGGTCGCCGTCGCTGCTGCCGAATGGCTGCAACTGCCACTCCAGGCGGCCAATTTGGCGGGATGGACTGCCGCCGTGATGACGAGTTACCTGGGGCAGTCTCGTTACACCTTTGCGGTACGCACCAGAACCATACGTCACTTGCCACGCTTCGTGGCGGTGGCATTCTTGTCCTGGTCCATAACGGCAACGGTCGCTGCCATGACTCGGCATGCGGGCGCGTCGCTGACCGCAAGTTTTGCGACGGGTATAGCACTCGCAGCGTTCTGCACCTACGTTCTGGGGCGAAACTGGGTGTTCGCGTACGAGCGAAACACATGA
- a CDS encoding glycosyltransferase family 2 protein: MQQSVALVASTEVMVSRRRRQSVSCVVPVFNEQSSIERFLAALAASVSATTPDFELVVVNDGSNDESAARILGLLQSLPIHYIEFSRNFGKEAAIQSGLDAARGDGVIIIDADFQHPLEIVPQMIKRWREGYDAVIGVRRDRRGDSVWRRLFSRCFYALVDHNGHYRIRHDSGDFRLLDRRAVDVLRRIPERSRFMKGLYAWVGFRSIDIEYDVAPRIAGKSRFRIIDLIDLSITAITSFSVRPVRMLSIAGAMLAVVALAFALYVMLEKLVYGQPIAGFTTLAAALFFFGGIQLIGLGILGEYIARIFEEVKQRPLYVTANEIDQGLGSPREGLQTLRAAKTGA, from the coding sequence ATGCAGCAATCAGTGGCGCTTGTCGCCAGCACCGAGGTCATGGTGTCGCGCAGACGGCGGCAGAGCGTATCGTGTGTCGTTCCCGTCTTCAACGAGCAGTCTTCAATCGAGCGGTTCCTTGCCGCATTGGCAGCCAGTGTGTCGGCGACCACTCCGGATTTCGAGCTGGTGGTCGTCAACGACGGCAGTAATGACGAATCTGCCGCACGTATACTCGGTCTGCTGCAATCTCTGCCGATTCATTACATAGAATTCTCCCGGAACTTCGGCAAGGAAGCAGCGATACAGTCCGGGCTCGACGCCGCCCGTGGCGACGGCGTGATCATAATCGACGCAGATTTTCAGCATCCGCTGGAAATTGTGCCGCAAATGATCAAACGTTGGCGCGAAGGCTATGACGCGGTGATCGGTGTGCGCCGCGACCGGCGGGGTGACAGCGTATGGCGACGCCTATTCTCGCGATGCTTCTACGCACTGGTCGACCATAACGGTCACTATCGCATTCGTCATGACTCCGGAGACTTCCGCTTGCTGGATCGACGTGCAGTCGACGTTTTGCGGCGCATTCCGGAACGCTCGAGATTCATGAAAGGGCTGTACGCCTGGGTGGGCTTTCGCAGTATCGACATCGAATACGACGTCGCACCGCGGATTGCCGGCAAGAGTCGGTTTCGAATCATCGATCTGATCGATTTGTCGATAACGGCAATCACGTCATTCTCCGTGCGTCCGGTTCGGATGCTGTCAATCGCCGGCGCTATGCTGGCCGTCGTCGCATTGGCGTTCGCGCTATATGTCATGCTTGAGAAGCTGGTTTATGGTCAGCCGATCGCGGGCTTTACGACACTCGCAGCCGCGCTGTTCTTCTTTGGCGGTATACAGCTGATTGGCCTCGGAATACTCGGTGAATACATCGCGCGTATTTTCGAGGAAGTCAAGCAGCGGCCACTGTATGTAACAGCCAACGAAATCGATCAAGGCCTTGGCTCGCCCCGCGAAGGTTTGCAGACATTGCGCGCCGCGAAGACAGGCGCCTAG
- a CDS encoding TlpA disulfide reductase family protein has product MAMLAVALTFASIGPAAVASDGAGGDPLQLEQFKGKVVYVDFWASWCAPCRKSFPWMQSIQREFSNSDFVVVAVNVDRDRKLADEFLSHFAPTFALRFDPVGDAALHYDVRGMPTSFLLDRTGRIVARHKGFRDSEKDSRYREIRALLENH; this is encoded by the coding sequence ATGGCAATGCTGGCAGTCGCCTTGACGTTTGCCTCGATCGGACCCGCGGCCGTAGCGAGCGATGGGGCGGGCGGCGATCCGCTGCAACTCGAACAATTCAAAGGCAAGGTCGTTTATGTCGACTTCTGGGCGTCATGGTGCGCGCCATGTCGCAAATCCTTCCCCTGGATGCAGTCGATACAGCGTGAATTCTCGAATAGCGACTTCGTCGTCGTAGCGGTCAATGTCGATCGCGATCGCAAGTTGGCGGATGAGTTCCTCAGTCATTTCGCGCCGACGTTTGCCTTGCGCTTTGATCCTGTTGGTGACGCGGCCCTGCATTATGACGTTCGCGGCATGCCGACCAGTTTCCTGCTCGACCGTACAGGCCGCATCGTTGCCCGACACAAGGGATTCCGCGACAGCGAAAAGGATAGCCGCTATCGCGAGATTCGCGCCTTACTCGAAAATCACTAA
- a CDS encoding DUF4266 domain-containing protein — MTRPQIFRASCLLLGLATLGGCSSLGVRAWERDLLAQREMSLAGEAVDSRIDDHLYFSKEAATGGRGFGGGGCGCN, encoded by the coding sequence GTGACCAGACCACAAATATTCCGCGCCAGCTGTCTGCTGCTTGGCCTCGCCACACTCGGTGGCTGCAGTTCGCTCGGGGTTCGCGCCTGGGAGCGAGACTTGCTCGCGCAACGTGAAATGTCCTTGGCAGGCGAAGCGGTCGACTCACGCATTGACGACCACCTCTATTTCAGCAAGGAAGCAGCCACCGGCGGTCGTGGCTTCGGCGGTGGAGGTTGCGGATGCAACTGA